Proteins from one Ranitomeya variabilis isolate aRanVar5 chromosome 1, aRanVar5.hap1, whole genome shotgun sequence genomic window:
- the LOC143797566 gene encoding olfactory receptor 12D1-like, whose product MKIHNWTSIDGFILLGITDVPDLQIFLFITFLMFYLFNLSGNLSIVLLIIIEQSLYKPMYFFLGNLSFLDVFYSTTTVPKMLSGLLLGDKMISVFGCIAQLHFFHFLGSTEALLLSSMSYDRYVAICNPLRYHVLMGRTSCIQLASSCWLIGFLYSLLQTIITFRLPYCNKKQVTHFYCDIKPVIKLACANTKQSELLVTGIFAFVGACTVPMITVSYMYIGSHLLKIRSRQERRKAFSTCTSHIIVVFLYFGTALGTYLGPTTQNSLEKERMSAILVTVITPALNPLIYTLRNKEVMKSFQRLLARKQQCVKCY is encoded by the coding sequence ATGAAAATACACAACTGGACTTCCATAGATGGTTTCATTCTTTTGGGCATCACTGATGTTCCAGACCTTCAAATCTTCCTTTTTATAACTTTTCTCATGTTTTATCTATTTAATTTATCAGGAAACCTCAGCATTGTTCTTCTCATTATTATCGAACAGTCTCTTTACAAACCAATGTATTTTTTCTTGGGTAACCTTTCATTTTTGGATGTCTTCTATTCAACTACCACTGTGCCCAAGATGCTGTCGGGCTTACTTCTAGGTGACAAGATGATATCAGTCTTTGGTTGCATAGCTCAACTCCACTTTTTCCACTTTCTGGGCAGCACTGAGGCCCTTCTTCTTTCTTCAATGTCTTATGATAGATATGTTGCCATTTGTAACCCTCTTAGATATCATGTCCTTATGGGTAGAACGTCTTGCATCCAGTTGGCCTCTAGCTGTTGGCTCATTGGTTTTCTATACTCTTTACTGCAAACCATTATTACTTTCAGGTTACCTTATTGTAACAAAAAGCAAGTTACACATTTCTATTGTGACATAAAACCTGTTATAAAACTGGCTTGTGCAAATACTAAGCAAAGTGAACTTCTAGTGACAGGGATTTTTGCTTTTGTGGGTGCCTGTACAGTTCCAATGATCACCGTGTCCTATATGTACATTGGAAGCCATCTCTTGAAAATTCGATCAAGGCAGGAGAGACGAAAAGCCTTCTCCACTTGTACTTCTCACATCATCGTTGTTTTTCTATATTTTGGAACAGCTTTGGGAACGTACCTGGGTCCAACCACACAGAACTCATTAGAAAAAGAAAGAATGAGTGCCATATTGGTCACTGTTATTACACCAGCATTAAACCCGCTTATTTACACACTGAGAAACAAAGAAGTAATGAAGTCTTTTCAAAGGCTATTGGCTCGAAAACAACAATGTGTAAAATGTTATTGA